The Nocardia sp. NBC_01329 sequence GCCCCTACCAGCGGGGTGTAGATGATCGCCGGTGAGGTGACCCCGGCCAGCGAGCCCAGCAGTACGACCGCCCGCAAGCCCGGGGCAGTGTGAACGGGCAGCTCCCGATGTTGTTCGAAATGCGGCGCGATATCGCGATGACCGTCGGGCAGCGCGATCCACAACTGCAACCCACGCCCGGCGGGGGCATCGGGAACCGTGTACTCCGAATGGGCGATACCGCGGCCGGAGGTCATGAGGTTGAGCTGGCCGGGTTCGATCCGCACATCCGAACGCACCGAATCCCGGTGCCGGATCATCCCCTCGAACGGCCAGGTGACGGTTTGCAGACCGATATGCGGATGTGGGTCGATATCGGGCGGTGCGCCGGTGACAGTGACCGTGGGCACGCCGAAATAATCCAGAAAGCACCAGGCTCCGACGGTCGGCAGATCCCGCTGCGGCAGAGTGCGCTCCACATAGGTTCCGCGCACTCCGCCCAATGGAACCTCACGTGCCGGATACAGCCGGGCTACCGGCCCCGGCCCGCTACCCGGCTCGCACAGGGTCTCGGCCGGATACGGATCGAGATCACTCACCGCCGCCGACCACGTGCTCGCTGTACTGCGGGTGTTTATCCAGGTAACCGCGGATGAACGCGCATTCGGGCCGGATCTTGCGCCCCCGCTCCACCGTATCGGTGATCGCGAACCCGGCAAGCCGACTACCCAAACCCTTGCCGCCGAACTCGGGGCCGATCTCGGTATGGGTGAAAACGGTTTCCCCACCCTGCTCGGTGTACTCCGCGAATCCGGCGAGTTCAGCGCCGTACCACACCTCGTAACGGTTCTCGTCGGGGTTGCGCAGCACCTTGCTCTGTTCGGTCGCTTCGGTCATCTCCGCAGCTCCTCTCCGCATCCGGATACCTCCACACGACGCCACGGCCGGTGGCCGTGCCGCCGAGCGCCAGCGTACTCAGACTGCGGTGGCACGGCCGCCGTGCCGGGCCGACGGGGCCAACGGCCGGAACCCGCGCGTACCGGCGTATCCGGTATCCGGCACGTAACCTGGGGACATGGCCAAGGAAATCGACCGGGTCCGGGCGCGTTCGGCGTGGGCAACGGTCAAGGAAAGCCCGGTGATCACCGCCATCGCGGTGGCACCGGCCGTGGTGGTGTTCGGTCTGGTCTGGTGGCTTATCGGCGGCTGGGCGGCTTTCCTGCTGCTCGTCGTACTCGGTGCCGGGGCGGTGTTCGGCGGCAAACTGCTGCGCTGAGCGTCAGCGCGGGACGTGGAAGGTCACCAGATCTCCCGATGCCGGGCCCACCTCGTCCCACCCGCCGGTGAAGCGCAGCACCGCCAGAG is a genomic window containing:
- a CDS encoding pirin family protein, producing the protein MSDLDPYPAETLCEPGSGPGPVARLYPAREVPLGGVRGTYVERTLPQRDLPTVGAWCFLDYFGVPTVTVTGAPPDIDPHPHIGLQTVTWPFEGMIRHRDSVRSDVRIEPGQLNLMTSGRGIAHSEYTVPDAPAGRGLQLWIALPDGHRDIAPHFEQHRELPVHTAPGLRAVVLLGSLAGVTSPAIIYTPLVGADIEIEPATAATVPLDPGFEYALLVVEGTVTAAGTELTPGPLLYLGTDRDDLELSSDSGGRFALIGGEPLAEELVMWWNFVARDHAEIVAARADWESHDIERFGDIAGHTPDQRIPAPPMPGGHLKPRARRPHGD
- a CDS encoding GNAT family N-acetyltransferase, with protein sequence MTEATEQSKVLRNPDENRYEVWYGAELAGFAEYTEQGGETVFTHTEIGPEFGGKGLGSRLAGFAITDTVERGRKIRPECAFIRGYLDKHPQYSEHVVGGGE